The Streptomyces sp. NBC_00435 nucleotide sequence GAGGCATCCGCGTACGAAGAGCGCAGGTAGGGGGCGCGGACCGGCGGGTAGTCCGGGTTGGCCGGGTTGTTGGACCAACCCAGACCCCAGGTGCCGTCCGCTCCGACACAGGTCGGGCTGGGAACACAGCCCGTGGTGTTACCGAACTTGGCGTTCGGCTGGATGCCGGAGTTGTACGCCCAGGCGGCCAGGTACCAGTTCTCCAGGTAGCGGGGGTTGCCGCCGTTGACGGTGATGCCCGCGTCGTAGAGCTGGTTCCAGGTCTTCTGCAGGATCTGCAGACCCGCGGACACGTTCTCCTGGTAGTCGACCGCGATCTTCGTCTGGCCGTTCACCGAGTACGTGGTGTCACCCTTGGACATACCACTGGTGACCTGACCGAGGCCGTAGCCACAGTCGCCCTTGGCGTAGTCCATGTGCGTGATCGAGCCGCCGGCGCCGTAGTAGTCGCCCACCAGGGCGCCACCGGCGATACCGGGCAGGGCGTGCCAGGAGGCCTGGCTGTAGTTGCTCTCCTGGGCGACGATGGCCTGGTAGAGCGAGCGGGGCACCGTGTCGAGGGTGTCGCCCGCCGGGTGCTTGAGCGCTATCCGGCTGAAGTCACCGTTCGGGGCGTACGCCGCCAGGCCCAGGTTCGCGTAACCGGCCGGGCGCGTGTAGGCCGACCCCGTCAGCAGGCCCTGCTCGGCCATCTGGACGGCCCAGGAGACCTGCGCCGTACCCGGCTGCAGGACCTGCCGGTTCTCCGCGAGCCGGTCCACCGCGCACTTCGGTGTGGTCTGCGCCGCCGCCACCGCCATCGGGGTGACCCCGGCCGCGGACTCCTTCGTCCACGGGATGCCGGAGCCCGCACTGGGCGCGACGCCGGAGGACTTCGCTCCTTGCGGGGGCGGGGTGACCGGCTTGACCAGGGGGGCCGGGAGCGTAGTGACGGAGGCCTTGGAGGGCTTCGCCGCCGGGCGGTTCAGCAGCCGGGCGTCCTTGGTGGCCAGGACCAGGGGCGCGTCCGAAGTGGTGTCGTCGCCGTCGCCGATGACGGCGCCGCCGTCGAGGGAGACGGCTGTGACGCCGTTCGGCAGGCCCTTGGTCTGGGCCTTGGTGATCCCGGACCCGGAGGCGACGTCGCTGGCACCCACCGCGATGGCATGGCCGCCACGACCCTGCATCAGACGCAGCGACTCCTTCGGACCCTGCCCCAGCGAGGAGACCTTTCCGGAGCGCAGCCGCATCAACTTCGACGGCTCGGCGCGCTCGGACTGGACCGCGAAGTCCACCGTGCCACCGGCCGCGGGACGCAGATCGTAGGCATCGCCTTCGACCTTCGCCAGCACCTTCGGCGTGGCAGCGCCCGCGATGGGCGCCGGGATCCGTACGAGCGAGTCACCCATCACGCCGACCGGGCCCTCGGAGGTGGGGACCACGGAGGTCACCTGCCCCTGCACCGTCACCGTGCCGCGGATCTTGCCCGTGGGCAGATCCACCGAAAGGACCTGCGTACTGCGCTGGTTCTCACCCGGGTTGACGACGAACGTCGCATCCGTGCCGACACCACAGCCCGGCGAGTGGTACTTCATCGCCACACCCGTGGCGACGGGCTTCACCGCGCCGCTCTTCAAGTCGACGGAGTACGCGAACGCACCATGGTCACGAGCCTCGGCCCGGTTGACCGCCGACGCCGGCAGGACCGTCAGCGCCGCGAACCGCCCGTCACCGGAAACACACTGGTAGCCCGTCCAGGAAGCATCGTCGATGCCACCGGGCCGCACCACAGCCAGCTCGCGCCAGGCGTAACCCCCGGCGCCGGTACCCACCGCCAAGTGGTAACCGGCACTGTCACCCCACCCGTTGAGCAGCACATCGGCCGCCGGACCCGCCGACTCGGCAGGCCGCGCCTGCGCGCCGGGCTCCTTCACGACCGCCGGGCCGGAGGCCGCGGAGGCCGGACCCGGTGTGACCGCCAGCAGGGACACGGCCAGGAGCACGGTCCCTGGTATCCCCAGCTTTGGCCATCTGTATCGCAACACAAAAACTCCCCGAAATCGGGGTGCGCACAGTGCGCACTCCACGCACCGCGCTGGATCCACCAGCACGGCGAATCCCGGCCTGTTCCGGACCGGCATTGGCGGCCGGACGGCGGGAATCTGTGAACGGCCGCGAGGCCGGTACGAGGGGATGCCGTGGCGAGGGCGTGGCGCGGCGTGGTGAGTGGGCTGGGCTGGTCTGGGCTGGTCTGGGCAGCGGAGTTCGGGGCGGGCGGAGAGGGCCCCGGGGGCCGCGACTCCGTGATCATTAGATCACCCGGGACTTGTGGCAATTGGGGCGTATGAGATTTGTCGAACGGTAAAGATCTCTCGCGAGTTCGGGCAAGATCCGGCCAACTACCCCTGACACCCGACAGCTTCGACGGACCGGCCACGACGGACGGCCGGGCAAGCGCCGTGCCCCGCCCGGCGGTTTCCGCCGGGCGGGGCACGGGTACGGCCTTTCGAACCGTCAGCCCGAAGACTCCGGACCTTGGCCCTCGTCCTCGCCATCGCCCTCGTCGACGACCGTCACATAGCCTTCAAGCCAGCCGTCTTCGTCCAGCGGGTAGGGAGCGATTTCAAAGCCTTCCGGAGCGTCCTTGAACCCCGGGAGTTCTCCGGCTCTCGCGACTGCCGCCCCAGCGCTGGCAGAAGACCTGCAGAGACCAATGATCTTGATGTCTTCGTCCCCGGAGCCGACTCGTGGACGTGCATGACGGGAAAGTATTCGGACGTCTCTTCAGGCAGCCCCTACTTGATCTTACTCAAGTCGCCACCGGTCCCCCTCGTCCTTGGGCGTGGGGCAACGACCGAAGTTCTCCGTGAAGATCCGGATCGCGGCCTGCCCGTCCGTCTCGCTGCCGATCTTTCCCTTTCCCCCGGCATACGGCGGAATGTCTGTCGACCGCCGAGACAACGGCCCAGACGAGGCGATGAGCACCACCACTACGACCACGGCAATGGCGAATGCGGCGAGCGCCTCGGGTGCCGCGAGCGCTGCCGCTACACCGCCGAGGCGGGCTCCCAACCAATTCCACTCGGGTCGGCGTGGGTTGAGCGGATTGTTGTCCACATACCCGTAGGCGCTCTGGGTGGCGCGCACCTCGGGGTCGACGGTGAGGAACTGCGCGGTGGACGGGTCAAAGTAATGGGCCCGCAGGTAGATCGGACCGGTCTCGGCGTCCGGGTACTGGCCGGAGAACTGCAGCGGGGTCACCGCGCCGGTGTGACCGCTGACCGAGCGGTAGGGCGTGTGGCTGTAGATGCCGGTGACCGCGCCGGTTCCATCGGTCAGCGCGCGCGTGGAGCCGAGCTCAAACAGCCGCACCATTGCGTCGACCTCATCGAAGCTTCCCTCACCCGCGGCATCGGCCACGTCGACGGCCAGACCGAAGCCCTCCTCCACATCACCCACGCCCGCGCCCACGCAGCCGCCGGCGAAAGGCTCCGCCGGTGAGGGCTCCGTAGAAACCCGCTTCCTGCGCCTCGTCGAGGTTGAGGCCACCGGTCTGGGGACCCGCGGCAATCTTGAGCGGCTGGGCGACCGCGAGGTCGACGGTCACGGATTCGATGCCCGCGATGGCCGCGGTCGCGAAGACCGTACCGGCAATGGTGGCGACTTCCGTCGTGAGGGCTGCACCCACCGTCGCGGCCCAGCACGGTGGGCTGGCTCCCGAATCCATCGATCACTACACGTACAAGAACTGAGGTCCGCTTCTACCACCGCGTAACCATCAACTGCCCCGAGAAGATCCGCACCGAGCGCATCCGGGTCGACGGGACCGACGAGGACCGGCAGCTCGCTCCGTCGAAGGGCCGGCAGAAGTTCAACCGGACCGAGCACCTGCGACAGGTCCCACCGGACACCCACGCCGGACGCCGCCTCAAGGGCTTCCGCCAGGACAGCGAGTCCCAGCACTCAGGCTTCGACCAGGCACACCCCCACAAGCGGGTCCCGGCCTACGGAGCGAACGCCGCCCTGCTGATCTACATCGGCTTCGCCTGACCCAGCAACTCCGTCACCCGAGCCATGAACCCCATCGCCCCGGCGGCCTGACGCACCTGCCCCTCCATCTCGAATGCGGATCAAGCACCACCCGCTACACTGACCGCGGTGGCCCGGCCTCGCAGCCTGGCCTCCGCATGCTGCCGGTAAGCCCGTCTGGATCATCGCGTCTACCCGGACCGACTTTCAGACACGTTTTCCGACAGATCCCCGCCTTCGTGGGATCTGTCTAAAACCCAGAAACTGCTGGTCACAGGCGTGGGCTCCGAAGCCCCAAAACGCGTTCTCCTGATTTCAAAACGCCTCAGAACCCGCATCCCTGCGCAGGCACCGCGTACCTGATGTCAGAGGCACGGAGCCTCCAAGCGCACCAGCTGCGCTCGGATCAGCGCAGCCGCGCAGGCGCCGCATGAGCAGAGCCACCCTCGACGTTTTGAAGCAAATGATCCTGCCGCGCCAAGGCGATCGATGTACCAGGTAGGGCTGGATCGGGGTTCCGTCCGCACCTCGACAGATGCCGGCTGAGGACTGCGCCTCCTCGAGAGCTCGGATCCTCCCGTTCGCCAGACACTCTCCCTGCCTCTGTCTCCAGTGGCGGCACCTCCACGGCTGTTGCTCTCGTCTTGGCAACGAGGTGCCGCGCACCCTCTTGCAGCGGCACTGGCCGCAGTGCGGATGGTGCTGCCCTGATTGGGCCGGGAGTGCGTGAAGACCGGTCGGCGCGGTCAGGTATTCGAAAGTTCCAGTCCAAAACAGGCGGGCCCTACTCCCTGCCCGAGTAGCGGCGACTTTCCTCACTACGCGCGTCGGCGTCTATCTCCGCCGCGCTTCCTATTACGCACCCAACGCAACGGCAACCTATCCCCTTGTTAGTGCTGCGATAGAGAACAGTCTCCAGGTTGCCTACTCGGGCATCGATTTGACGTCCAACCCTAGGCGTCCTGCACATCTTTTCCGCGGTAGTACCGGATGGCGTTGGGGTAGCGGACGTTTTCCTCGTACAGGATTACACGTCCTTTGAGCGCGCTGATCTGCCAGCCGCCTCCCAGGTTCAACGCCAGGAGTCGGAATGCCGAATCGGCGGTCAGAGAGCCTGCGGCGTCGTCGAAGAACTCCATCTCGGAATATTCGGGATTCAGTTGGCCCCTGAAGTCGTACGGGAGCCTAAGCTTGATGTAATTGATAAAGTCGGACTGGGTCGAGATCTGCCGATGACCTTCCCGCCCGAGGGACCAGTCCAGATCGATCGGGTGGATCATGTCGAAGTGCTCAGGTTTGAGCACTGTCCGATCCCTTGAACGACCTGTGTCCTTATTGCTGAATCCATTGAAGTTCCAGGGGAGCTCAACACCAAGCTCATCCACAAGATGTTTGATAACAAGTCTTTCGGGGGCGACGAAGGACATGTCGTCCTCTATGTAGGCGTAGGTGAAGTAAATTTCCTCCGGAGATATGTTCTTACGACCGAGGATCTTCCGGCGAGTGGCGTCGAGACGCTGCGGCAGGGATCGGTCGGCCTTCCCCACGTGCATCCGCTCATCCGGTTCGCCTGCTCTGCGGCGGACCAGTTGCAGGATGCCGGGCCGTGGAGTCAGTTTCCGCAGTTCCAACTCGGTCAGTGGCACGGGCACCTGCTTGTCGAGGGTTCGCGAGAGGTAGGCGCCCTGTTCCGTGGTGATGCCGAGGTGGAAGCTGACGCCGCCGTTCGTTGTCATCGCGGCCGGAGCATTCCCGAGATCCACCGACATGGACGCCTGCTCCTCGGTCTCACGCTCTTCGGCCCAGGTCTCGGCGGCCTCCAGCTGCTGCTCCAGGACGGTGCATCGCGCCTCGGCCTCCTGGGCGCGGCGCTCGGCTTCTCCCAGCTCGGCTGTCAGCCGGGTGAGCGTTTCTTGCAGGCTGTCCCGGTCCGCCTTCAGGGATTCGAAGTCCGCAGAGTACTGATCCAGTTCGGCTCGGTGTATGAGTCGGTCTGCAGCGCCGGCGTGCTCCAGTTGCCGAAGTCTGCCCTGCTGCTCGTCGAGCTGCTCATGCGCGTTGCGGACCATCTCACGCAGGAGTCGTGTCTCTCGCTGGAGATGTCGGCTTTCCTGGTCGGCGACGGTCAGCTTGTCCCGCAGGTCTTGCAGGTCGGCGGCTTCCGGGCTCGTGGCTCGCAGCGCAGTCCGGTGCAGTTTGCGCACGAGCTCTCGGGTAGCCCGGGTCAGTTCCGCGCCTGTCTCTCGGTCGCCGTCGTCGATGAGCTGCTCGACGAACTCGGCGGGTGGCACCAGGGCGCCACTGAGGAACCGGGAGAGCGTGGAGCGGTCCCAAGAGACCCGGACCGCATAGCGGTTGAGGGTCACGCCTGGACGCTGAGCCAGCTCTCGGAGTGCGAGGGCAAGGTCATATCGCTCAGGTCCGACTCGCGCTTGATCGACGTCCTTGTGAAAGACCATCGTGCGCGGTCCACGCGGAGCCAGC carries:
- a CDS encoding helix-turn-helix domain-containing protein; translation: MNPPRSVRFGCTDHGRWTCVAARAHCCGFTQQSGQADGRKRMSQGELAPRGPRTMVFHKDVDQARVGPERYDLALALRELAQRPGVTLNRYAVRVSWDRSTLSRFLSGALVPPAEFVEQLIDDGDRETGAELTRATRELVRKLHRTALRATSPEAADLQDLRDKLTVADQESRHLQRETRLLREMVRNAHEQLDEQQGRLRQLEHAGAADRLIHRAELDQYSADFESLKADRDSLQETLTRLTAELGEAERRAQEAEARCTVLEQQLEAAETWAEERETEEQASMSVDLGNAPAAMTTNGGVSFHLGITTEQGAYLSRTLDKQVPVPLTELELRKLTPRPGILQLVRRRAGEPDERMHVGKADRSLPQRLDATRRKILGRKNISPEEIYFTYAYIEDDMSFVAPERLVIKHLVDELGVELPWNFNGFSNKDTGRSRDRTVLKPEHFDMIHPIDLDWSLGREGHRQISTQSDFINYIKLRLPYDFRGQLNPEYSEMEFFDDAAGSLTADSAFRLLALNLGGGWQISALKGRVILYEENVRYPNAIRYYRGKDVQDA
- a CDS encoding RHS repeat-associated core domain-containing protein — protein: MVRLFELGSTRALTDGTGAVTGIYSHTPYRSVSGHTGAVTPLQFSGQYPDAETGPIYLRAHYFDPSTAQFLTVDPEVRATQSAYGYVDNNPLNPRRPEWNWLGARLGGVAAALAAPEALAAFAIAVVVVVVLIASSGPLSRRSTDIPPYAGGKGKIGSETDGQAAIRIFTENFGRCPTPKDEGDRWRLE